In Oryza sativa Japonica Group chromosome 3, ASM3414082v1, one DNA window encodes the following:
- the LOC4333099 gene encoding uncharacterized protein codes for MAYRAPTLRPQLAASPASRVPLSDSRRPPVYSGSNGFWSGRGRSGRASTSSSRVEDKVLRRRGLDGDQTSVRAFSSPREGANWMGSSPASSSSSSSSHASSSSESWIRDKLSGVRPSSLAGRAPTTGTKRQCSSPPPSADRSEKKAKEDLAMEEPPEALAMEEQQDALATKEQALAMEEEQGAPATKGEQEVLPEMEEEQLVMEEEQESLAMDKMESGMEEQPGIEEEVLPEMEEQLMIEEEQELSAMDKMESGMEEQPGIEEEVLPEMEEQLMIEEEQELSAMDKMESGMEEQPGIEEEVLPEMEEQLMIEEEQELSAMDKMESGMEEQPGIEEEQPATEEVPAMETPVLEKESVPYFAGPSFNFAPHPSELPFPSLLIHLIHSH; via the coding sequence ATGGCGTACAGGGCGCCTACTCTCCGGCCGCAGCTCGCGGCGTCTCCGGCGAGCCGAGTTCCGCTATCTGATTCTCGTCGGCCGCCAGTATATTCCGGAAGTAACGGCTTCTGGAGCGGCAGAGGCAGATCGGGTCGCGCTTCGACCAGCTCGAGTAGGGTTGAGGACAAGGTACTCCGACGACGAGGTTTGGATGGTGACCAAACTTCAGTCCGCGCTTTCTCGAGCCCAAGAGAAGGGGCGAATTGGATGGGCAGTAGTCCCGCTTCCtctagcagcagcagtagtagccATGCTTCCTCCTCGAGCGAAAGTTGGATTAGAGATAAGCTGTCCGGTGTCCGTCCGTCATCGCTCGCCGGGCGGGCACCGACCACCGGCACCAAGAGGCAGTGCAGCAGTCCTCCGCCATCAGCTGATCGTTCAGAGAAGAAGGCGAAAGAAGATCTGGCGATGGAGGAGCCTCCGGAGGCTCTGGCAATGGAGGAGCAGCAGGATGCACTTGCAACTAAGGAGCAAGCTCTGGCAATGGAGGAGGAGCAGGGTGCCCCTGCAACTAAGGGGGAGCAGGAGGTGTTGCccgagatggaggaggagcaactggtgatggaggaggagcaggagtcGTTGGCGATGGATAAGATGGAGTCGGGGATGGAGGAGCAGCCAGGGATAGAGGAGGAGGTGTTGCCGGAGATGGAGGAGCAACTGATGATAGAGGAGGAGCAGGAGTTGTCGGCGATGGATAAGATGGAGTCGGGGATGGAGGAGCAGCCAGGGATAGAGGAGGAGGTGTTGCCGGAGATGGAGGAGCAACTGATGATAGAGGAGGAGCAGGAGTTGTCGGCGATGGATAAGATGGAGTCGGGGATGGAGGAGCAGCCAGGGATAGAGGAGGAGGTGTTGCCGGAGATGGAGGAGCAACTGATGATAGAGGAGGAGCAGGAGTTGTCGGCGATGGATAAGATGGAGTCGGGGATGGAGGAGCAGCCTGGGATAGAGGAGGAGCAaccggcgacggaggaggtgcCGGCGATGGAGACACCAGTGCTGGAGAAGGAATCTGTGCCGTACTTTGCTGGGCCGTCGTTCAACTTCGCACCACATCCGAGCGAACTCCCTTTTCCATCTTTACTTATTCACTTAATTCATTCTCACTGA